A region from the Arachis ipaensis cultivar K30076 chromosome B01, Araip1.1, whole genome shotgun sequence genome encodes:
- the LOC107634676 gene encoding tip elongation aberrant protein 1 isoform X2, whose amino-acid sequence MRWEKVQMNPLEGNDGGGPGKRWGHTCNAIRGGRLVYVFGGYGKDNCQTNQVHVFDTVKQTWSQPAIKGTPPTPRDSHTCTAIGDNLYVFGGTDGMNPLMDLHILDTSSNTWISPTIRGEGPEAREGHSAAVVGKRLFIFGGCGKSADNNTEVYYNDLYILNTETFVWKCAQTSGTPPSPRDSHTCSSWKNKIIVLGGEDGHDYYLSDVHILDTDTLIWRELSTSGQLLPPRAGHSTVAFGKNLFVFGGFTDAQNLYNDLYMLDIDTGIWTNVATTTNGPSARFSVAGDCLDPFVGGALVFIGGCNKSLEALDDMYFLYTGIARESEQRPEKLSLRKQLKLKCQEQNTNPVQNQVLVRYGVGADVSPLMTVLNYSQPSRLNLPVNQGFTPGKKMFECKVTESISEGYTIETIIDGKLLRGVLFSNKPKSLHPAANTSTRKRAGGETDVISNGIHPDKSKIPKVTNQDETENRQAVHGDSLESHEHRAEGVAALLSSNLTAADTSDTHKVSANPERNDDGKNEAPQPVGENVKNDGANDIVSSKTDGQTSVPISNFEVPRHDNKSDAPNCNFEFLKLFPLNNQV is encoded by the exons atgaggTGGGAAAAGGTTCAGATGAACCCTTTAGAGGGCAATGATGGAGGAGGGCCAGGGAAGAGGTGGGGACACACCTGCAACGCCATTAGAGGTGGCAGACTTGTCTATGTCTTCGGTGGTTATGGCAAAGATAACTGTCAGACCAACCAAGTTCATGTCTTTGACACTG TGAAACAGACTTGGAGCCAACCTGCAATAAAAGGCACCCCGCCTACTCCTAGAGACAGCCATACTTGCACTGCAATTGGTGATAATCTGTATGTGTTTGGGGGTACCGATGGCATGAACCCGTTGATGGATTTGCATATTCTAGACACTT CTTCAAATACGTGGATATCTCCAACTATAAGAGGCGAAGGGCCAGAGGCACGGGAGGGTCATAGTGCTGCAGTTGTTGGCAAACGGCTATTCATCTTTGGTGGTTGTGGAAAATCTGCAGATAATAATACTGAAGTCTACTATAATGATCTTTATATATTGAATACTG AAACATTTGTATGGAAGTGTGCTCAAACATCAGGCACTCCACCATCTCCTCGCGATAGCCATACTTGCTCGTCTTGGAAAAACAAAATTATCGTGTTAGGGGGTGAAGATGGTCATGATTATTACTTGTCTGATGTCCACATCCTTGATACTG ATACTCTAATTTGGAGGGAGCTGAGTACATCAGGCCAACTGTTGCCTCCACGAGCTGGTCATTCTACTGTCGCTTTTGGCAAGAACTTGTTTGTATTTGGCGGATTTACGGATGCACAAAACCTATACAATGACCTCTATATGCTTGACATCG ATACTGGTATTTGGACAAATGTTGCAACGACTACCAATGGCCCTTCTGCTCGATTTTCTGTAGCCGGTGACTGTTTAGACCCATTTGTGGGCGGTGCTCTTGTGTTCATCGGTGGTTGTAATAAAAGCCTCGAGGCCCTGGACGACATGTATTTCCTCTACACAG GGATTGCTAGGGAAAGCGAACAGAGACCAGAGAAGTTATCTTTAAGAAAGCAGTTGAAACTAAAATGCCAAGAGCAAAATACCAATCCCGTTCAAAATCAAGTTCTGGTTAGATATGGAGTCGGTGCTGATGTTAGCCCGCTCATGACAGTGTTGAATTATAGCCAGCCAA GTAGACTAAATCTCCCAGTAAATCAAGGCTTCACTCCTGGAAAGAAAATGTTTGAATGCAAGGTTACTGAATCCATCTCGGAAGGTTATACTATCGAAACTATTATTGATGGAAAGCTTCTTCGAGGTGTTCTGTTTTCAAATAAGCCAAAGTCTTTGCACCCAGCTGCTAATACTTCAACCAg GAAAAGGGCCGGTGGTGAAACTGACGTTATCTCAAATGGTATACACCCTGATAAATCAAAGATTCCTAAAGTGACCAATCAAGATGAAACAGAAAACAGACAAGCAGTTCACGGAGACAGTTTAGAATCTCATGAACACCGTGCTGAAGGGGTTGCTGCTCTTCTATCAAGCAACCTGACAGCTGCTGACACTTCTGATACCCATAAG GTTTCTGCTAACCCAGAACGAAATGATGATGGAAAGAATGAAGCACCCCAACCCGTAGGTGAAAACGTGAAAAATGATGGAGCAAATGACATAGTAAGTTCAAAAACTGATGGGCAAACAAGTGTACCAATTTCCAATTTTGAAGTTCCAAGACATGATAACAAAAGCGATGCACCAAACTGCAACTTTGAATTTCTAA AACTTTTTCCTCTGAATAACCAGGTGTAA
- the LOC107634676 gene encoding tip elongation aberrant protein 1 isoform X1: MRWEKVQMNPLEGNDGGGPGKRWGHTCNAIRGGRLVYVFGGYGKDNCQTNQVHVFDTVKQTWSQPAIKGTPPTPRDSHTCTAIGDNLYVFGGTDGMNPLMDLHILDTSSNTWISPTIRGEGPEAREGHSAAVVGKRLFIFGGCGKSADNNTEVYYNDLYILNTETFVWKCAQTSGTPPSPRDSHTCSSWKNKIIVLGGEDGHDYYLSDVHILDTDTLIWRELSTSGQLLPPRAGHSTVAFGKNLFVFGGFTDAQNLYNDLYMLDIDTGIWTNVATTTNGPSARFSVAGDCLDPFVGGALVFIGGCNKSLEALDDMYFLYTGIARESEQRPEKLSLRKQLKLKCQEQNTNPVQNQVLVRYGVGADVSPLMTVLNYSQPSRLNLPVNQGFTPGKKMFECKVTESISEGYTIETIIDGKLLRGVLFSNKPKSLHPAANTSTSRKRAGGETDVISNGIHPDKSKIPKVTNQDETENRQAVHGDSLESHEHRAEGVAALLSSNLTAADTSDTHKVSANPERNDDGKNEAPQPVGENVKNDGANDIVSSKTDGQTSVPISNFEVPRHDNKSDAPNCNFEFLKLFPLNNQV, from the exons atgaggTGGGAAAAGGTTCAGATGAACCCTTTAGAGGGCAATGATGGAGGAGGGCCAGGGAAGAGGTGGGGACACACCTGCAACGCCATTAGAGGTGGCAGACTTGTCTATGTCTTCGGTGGTTATGGCAAAGATAACTGTCAGACCAACCAAGTTCATGTCTTTGACACTG TGAAACAGACTTGGAGCCAACCTGCAATAAAAGGCACCCCGCCTACTCCTAGAGACAGCCATACTTGCACTGCAATTGGTGATAATCTGTATGTGTTTGGGGGTACCGATGGCATGAACCCGTTGATGGATTTGCATATTCTAGACACTT CTTCAAATACGTGGATATCTCCAACTATAAGAGGCGAAGGGCCAGAGGCACGGGAGGGTCATAGTGCTGCAGTTGTTGGCAAACGGCTATTCATCTTTGGTGGTTGTGGAAAATCTGCAGATAATAATACTGAAGTCTACTATAATGATCTTTATATATTGAATACTG AAACATTTGTATGGAAGTGTGCTCAAACATCAGGCACTCCACCATCTCCTCGCGATAGCCATACTTGCTCGTCTTGGAAAAACAAAATTATCGTGTTAGGGGGTGAAGATGGTCATGATTATTACTTGTCTGATGTCCACATCCTTGATACTG ATACTCTAATTTGGAGGGAGCTGAGTACATCAGGCCAACTGTTGCCTCCACGAGCTGGTCATTCTACTGTCGCTTTTGGCAAGAACTTGTTTGTATTTGGCGGATTTACGGATGCACAAAACCTATACAATGACCTCTATATGCTTGACATCG ATACTGGTATTTGGACAAATGTTGCAACGACTACCAATGGCCCTTCTGCTCGATTTTCTGTAGCCGGTGACTGTTTAGACCCATTTGTGGGCGGTGCTCTTGTGTTCATCGGTGGTTGTAATAAAAGCCTCGAGGCCCTGGACGACATGTATTTCCTCTACACAG GGATTGCTAGGGAAAGCGAACAGAGACCAGAGAAGTTATCTTTAAGAAAGCAGTTGAAACTAAAATGCCAAGAGCAAAATACCAATCCCGTTCAAAATCAAGTTCTGGTTAGATATGGAGTCGGTGCTGATGTTAGCCCGCTCATGACAGTGTTGAATTATAGCCAGCCAA GTAGACTAAATCTCCCAGTAAATCAAGGCTTCACTCCTGGAAAGAAAATGTTTGAATGCAAGGTTACTGAATCCATCTCGGAAGGTTATACTATCGAAACTATTATTGATGGAAAGCTTCTTCGAGGTGTTCTGTTTTCAAATAAGCCAAAGTCTTTGCACCCAGCTGCTAATACTTCAACCAg CAGGAAAAGGGCCGGTGGTGAAACTGACGTTATCTCAAATGGTATACACCCTGATAAATCAAAGATTCCTAAAGTGACCAATCAAGATGAAACAGAAAACAGACAAGCAGTTCACGGAGACAGTTTAGAATCTCATGAACACCGTGCTGAAGGGGTTGCTGCTCTTCTATCAAGCAACCTGACAGCTGCTGACACTTCTGATACCCATAAG GTTTCTGCTAACCCAGAACGAAATGATGATGGAAAGAATGAAGCACCCCAACCCGTAGGTGAAAACGTGAAAAATGATGGAGCAAATGACATAGTAAGTTCAAAAACTGATGGGCAAACAAGTGTACCAATTTCCAATTTTGAAGTTCCAAGACATGATAACAAAAGCGATGCACCAAACTGCAACTTTGAATTTCTAA AACTTTTTCCTCTGAATAACCAGGTGTAA